A stretch of the Rhizobium sullae genome encodes the following:
- a CDS encoding type I secretion system permease/ATPase, with the protein MANEKSSPPQAFLVAALFSLKRAFLGVGATSCIVNILALTGSFFMLQVYDRVIPGRSLPTLAGLAIIAATLFIFQGLLDFIRSMLLMRAGAAVDERLGGDIFSSLILLPSRMRMPGDGLQSIRDLDTVRGFLSGPGPTALFDMPWMLFYIGLCFLFHFWIGVTALGGAVLLIGLAALAEYKSRGPAKVAAELAARRLNLAEATRRNSEAVLAMGFGSLLAAKWTEVNNRYLANHISATTLTTSLTAISKVLRMMLQSGVLAVGAVLVVRQEATPGIMIASSILVSRALAPVELAIGQWKGFVAARQSWSRLTKHLDLLPADKRHVDLPAPTASLAVEALHLAVPGTRTMVLRGISFKAEAGDAVGIIGPSASGKSSLARGLVGLWKPMGGAVRLDKASLDQWDPSSLGRSIGYLPQEVSLFDGSIAENVARFDRNAPSEKIIAAARAAGVYEMIVQFPDGFDTQIGENGSMLSAGQRQRIGLARALYGDPFLVVLDEPNSNLDSDGEAALAQAIADIRARKGIAIVIAHRPSALAAANLVLVLANGQLQAFGPKDDVLKKATVSTAPRSNTLTVIAGGDS; encoded by the coding sequence ATGGCGAATGAAAAATCCAGCCCACCACAGGCTTTCCTTGTGGCGGCGCTTTTTTCCCTCAAGCGCGCTTTCCTCGGTGTCGGAGCGACAAGCTGCATCGTCAACATACTGGCGCTCACCGGCTCTTTCTTCATGCTGCAAGTCTATGATCGGGTGATCCCGGGCCGAAGCCTGCCGACGCTTGCTGGGCTTGCGATCATTGCGGCGACCCTCTTCATCTTCCAGGGACTGCTCGATTTTATCCGGTCGATGCTTTTGATGCGCGCCGGAGCCGCCGTCGACGAACGTCTGGGAGGCGATATCTTCAGCTCCCTCATCCTGTTGCCCTCGCGGATGCGAATGCCGGGCGACGGTCTGCAGTCGATCCGCGATCTCGACACCGTGCGAGGCTTCCTCTCAGGTCCCGGGCCTACGGCATTGTTCGACATGCCATGGATGCTTTTCTACATCGGCCTGTGCTTTCTCTTTCACTTCTGGATCGGCGTCACGGCACTTGGGGGGGCCGTTCTTTTGATAGGCCTCGCGGCGCTTGCCGAATACAAATCCCGCGGGCCCGCAAAGGTTGCCGCGGAGCTGGCGGCGCGGCGGCTGAACCTTGCCGAAGCGACACGGCGGAACTCCGAGGCCGTGCTGGCTATGGGATTCGGCTCGCTGCTGGCCGCCAAATGGACGGAGGTCAACAACCGGTATCTTGCGAATCATATCTCGGCGACAACGCTCACCACCAGTCTGACAGCGATCTCGAAAGTCCTTCGGATGATGCTGCAATCCGGCGTTCTGGCGGTTGGCGCTGTCCTCGTCGTCAGGCAAGAGGCGACGCCCGGCATCATGATTGCAAGCTCCATCCTCGTCAGCAGGGCACTCGCGCCAGTTGAGCTTGCAATCGGACAATGGAAAGGCTTTGTCGCCGCCCGGCAAAGCTGGAGCAGGCTGACGAAGCATCTGGATCTGCTGCCAGCCGACAAACGGCATGTCGACCTGCCGGCACCCACCGCAAGTCTTGCCGTGGAAGCGCTTCACCTTGCAGTCCCCGGTACCCGCACGATGGTCCTGCGGGGAATCTCGTTCAAGGCGGAGGCCGGGGATGCCGTCGGCATCATCGGACCGAGCGCATCGGGGAAGTCGTCGCTTGCCCGCGGACTTGTCGGCCTCTGGAAACCTATGGGCGGCGCGGTACGTCTCGATAAGGCATCGCTTGATCAGTGGGACCCGTCATCGCTCGGCCGGTCGATCGGCTATCTACCGCAGGAGGTGTCGCTTTTCGACGGCTCCATCGCCGAGAATGTCGCCCGTTTTGACAGAAATGCCCCATCCGAGAAGATCATCGCCGCGGCAAGGGCTGCGGGCGTCTACGAGATGATCGTGCAGTTCCCCGACGGCTTCGATACACAGATCGGCGAAAACGGTTCGATGCTCTCTGCCGGACAGCGCCAGCGCATCGGCCTGGCGCGCGCGCTTTACGGCGATCCTTTCCTCGTGGTTCTCGATGAGCCGAATTCGAACCTCGACAGCGACGGCGAGGCAGCGCTTGCCCAGGCGATCGCCGACATCCGGGCGCGCAAGGGCATTGCCATTGTCATTGCTCACCGGCCAAGTGCTTTGGCCGCCGCCAATCTCGTTCTCGTGCTCGCAAACGGCCAGCTTCAGGCCTTCGGGCCGAAAGACGACGTTCTGAAAAAGGCAACAGTTTCGACGGCTCCGCGCAGCAACACGCTGACCGTCATCGCGGGAGGTGACAGTTGA